The proteins below are encoded in one region of Zerene cesonia ecotype Mississippi chromosome 10, Zerene_cesonia_1.1, whole genome shotgun sequence:
- the LOC119829715 gene encoding uncharacterized protein LOC119829715, translating into MPLTQEKRLDSNFSNNNDHSYLHKKFKKMASTISVLPVSLPKSEENVQRDNTIQSASCTSIPNGSIAAAHPEIEKIKDIYDNQIMKVENNVQTNFKYENSRLSAVNNIQVSGKTSYSEEFLKKTENYENDFNKDACSGVSGRYICPYCKLSCAKPSVLQKHIRAHTNERPYPCVPCGFAFKTKSNLYKHRRSRTHALRLQGADISNCLNDEDLSGDSESDTSIPPTSLSDTASDASIIRIENTRNNEFSSPELTNDGLGNSMGVSSTYIDNKLKTIYKPKFSGAFNQGNDEKDKMKKTITSNADFLTEHISKIISDNEAIVDVIETPLQKKYNKIKQIAESKQFLGEREIKQEITPLNLTKNTFEMDSLVRKRSHSESFSHTDEIKHPLNPEGSIIKDLLLKTKANGMNSLTGEIEDSLGPVFICPLCQIMYRSADNLEIHRLYYCKGNLSNNISIPHKDLKNTRPENVYVRSNSINVRLPENQNNQNTRCNISTKSPPLRNKPENLVIIKPESDIIAPLPSPGPLLGNTRLVDSRLPTEFNRLNESLRMRTKDSSPKRRLDSRSDSYSPRLIENVSPRSLDLYTQPKLRCIDSTTATLRAIDEMQMRHNSTSLQMFGGEVKIVDHSGSTTTLRIEPSKNQLSPIMIQQNLSPSKFTSDSEASSVVVRSGLHSGGTIVHNPPTPKENMTTPQTPRMSVSTPSIQSGILNIHDITHFQFPPLSAITAYNPLTLPPLSPSSSPNGATTILHGGKLIPHVPGIPGPNTTGIFVGTPNVQHKGNDIYKGNLKSIDGVQDITQNSTTSKNPVVNYDKGFNSRNSKLRLSMPDAKYDHKDIEMQTMNSVPIITVKNVDEPITNPRNFSPLVRTTITKQENPLKRSADGSRIPVLKENSNYLLNKNKSKEYSTLNKIVEKYSDNDLKPFNFENLITKAEIYNNQIQSSSEVQRNTNAQDTSAISLHNERSETSYFQKNLTVSSTSEDRKPKFLRPSTLPLKPGTFTPKRHHGITPNANTMPLVSPETPRPAKAYGQLYLNGNAYTYLGLKCSTKVFYCTINRPQPTYVPNQHFLSMYSNWQLLSELTPDPLGLSASSAMSLYDSRHRPRNVAVAVIKQDLILTHSSQWNKNLKDNKQTMMAIDTKKDDSKVNSMDCSMTTKKELTGGFESNEEYTYVRGRGRGRYVCSECGIRCKKPSMLKKHIRTHTDVRPYTCVHCAFSFKTKGNLTKHMKSKAHYKKCCELGINPNEGNDSEGVEMTPCPEETDEETDSEGDDGNEGETESSDTEFCKSRLPEHEAAHCLLSLGGNRPATTTTPGLITSARPSTYPYTPIISDSMTLDSLDYSTEKLQVSKSLTIDTRMEMDNNEPMDLSKNDLNTPTNLPEIPTARESSVLASLASNTAKLPQHQTQWVNGEPMLHTYLTEMALLDSKIKQSQLTGNIGKVKKIELEKSSVPERDEIKEQTTKIEPVTSKSNTLALHANRNEFISTSIAKEETITASSECQVTINGNIETKRARTPSNSNPENAKQVVSEYLKHARISLMKTLDETGIHENSSDDSNGSKVCIEEKTKIEDVSEGDVAKLPLDDSIAPKIVIGGVAFKVNKNKDYDSTVPYSPGKLMDDGRRVCDFCNKTFTKPSQLKLHLNIHYMERPFRCSVCAVSFRTKGHLQKHERSGSHHNKVSMTSTFGAATSFNPRPFRCSDCNIAFRIHGHLAKHLRSKMHVMRLECLFKLPFGTFTEIERAGLSLTDIDTTDCASSLASLQTLARKLHEKDPTRLEYREPSGSGVPIPPAGRESSEEEEIAVASEKSCENENSEMKTIENSDCQETERNTFSATDN; encoded by the exons ATGCCGTTGACTCAGGAGAAACGTCTTGATTCCaatttttcaaacaacaaTGATCACAGCTATCTCCATaagaagtttaaaaaaatggctTCGACCATTTCAGTGCTTCCAGTAAGCTTACCAAAAAGTGAAGAAAATGTCCAAAGGGACAATACCATTCAGTCAGCCAGTTGTACTTCAATACCCAATGGAAGTATTGCAGCTGCACATccagaaattgaaaaaattaaagatatatacGACAATCAAATTATGAAAGTCGAAAATAATGtacaaactaattttaaatatgaaaatagtaGGTTAAGTgctgtaaataatattcaagtgTCTGGTAAAACCAGTTATTCAgaggaatttttaaaaaagactGAGAACtatgaaaatgattttaacaAAGACGCTTGCAGTGGAGTGTCTGGGCGATATATATGTCCGTATTGTAAATTGTCATGTGCCAAGCCTTCCGTTCTCCAAAAACATATCAGAGCTCACACAAATGAAAGACCTTATCCTTGTGTACCATGTGGATTTgcctttaaaacaaaatcaaatttgtataaaCACCGAAGATCGAGAACACACGCTTTACGTCTACAGGGCGCAGATATATCCAATTGCCTAAATGATGAGGATTTATCTGGAGATTCCGAAAGTGATACATCCATCCCACCTACGTCACTTTCAGACACAGCATCAGATGCTTCAATAATTCGCATAGAAAATACgagaaataatgaattttcttCTCCTGAATTGACCAATGATGGTTTAGGGAATTCAATGGGTGTTTCTTCTACCtacattgataataaattgaaaacaatttataagcCGAAGTTCAGCGGTGCATTTAATCAAGGAAATGATGAAAAGGATAAGATGAAGAAAACTATTACATCAAATGCTGACTTTCTTACAGAACATAtctcaaaaattatatcagaTAATGAGGCCATTGTTGACGTTATTGAAACacctttacaaaaaaaatataataagattaaaCAAATAGCAGAAAGTAAGCAATTTCTTGGCGAACGAGAAATAAAGCAAGAAATTACACCAttaaacttaacaaaaaatacttttgaaaTGGATAGTCTAGTCAGAAAAAGGTCGCACTCTGAAAGTTTTTCACACACCGATGAAATAAAGCACCCTCTCAATCCTGAAGGCTCTATTATAAAAGATCTtctgttaaaaacaaaagcaaatgGTATGAACTCTTTAACGGGTGAAATAGAAGATAGTCTTGGACCCGTGTTTATCTGCCCACTGTGCCAGATTATGTACCGAAGTGCAGATAATTTAGAGATTCATAGACTTTATTACTGCAAAGGTAATTTATCCAATAACATCTCTATTCCAcacaaagatttaaaaaatacacgaCCAGAAAATGTGTACGTTAGAAGCAACTCAATAAATGTCAGACTGCCGGAAAATCAAAACAACCAAAATACAAGATGTAACATTTCCACAAAATCACCACCTTTAAGGAACAAGCCGGAGAatcttgttataataaaaccgGAAAGTGATATTATAGCACCATTACCATCTCCCGGTCCGCTTCTTGGAAACACACGTCTTGTTGACTCCAGATTACCCACTGaatttaatagattaaatGAAAGCCTAAGAATGAGAACTAAAGACTCCAGTCCGAAAAGAAGATTGGATAGTAGGTCTGATAGTTATAGCCCACGGCTGATAGAAAATGTTTCTCCACGTTCCCTAGATTTATATACACAGCCTAAATTAAGATGCATTGATTCTACAACTGCAACATTAAGAGCTATTGATGAAATGCAAATGAGGCACAATTCAACCTCTCTTCAAATGTTTGGTGGAGAAGTAAAAATTGTTGATCATTCTGGAAGTACGACGACCTTACGAATAGAACCtagtaaaaatcaattatcacCAATAATGATCCAACAAAATCTTTCTCCATCTAAGTTTACAAGTGATTCAGAAGCTAGCAGTGTTGTTGTTAGATCAGGTTTACATTCTGGTGGGACTATAGTTCATAATCCACCAACACCAAAGGAAAATATGACTACGCCTCAGACACCTAGAATGTCAGTGTCTACGCCGAGTATTCAAAgtggaatattaaatattcatgacATAACCCATTTTCAGTTCCCACCGCTCAGCGCAATCACGGCTTACAATCCATTGACATTACCCCCTTTAAGCCCTTCATCCTCTCCTAATGGTGCAACGACTATATTACATGGAGGAAAACTCATTCCACATGTGCCTGGAATACCAGGGCCGAATACAACTGGTATCTTTGTAGGAACCCCAAACGTACAGCATAAAGGCAATGATATCTACAAGGGAAACCTAAAATCAATCGACGGAGTTCAAGATATCACACAAAACTCTACTACAAGTAAAAATCCTGttgtaaattatgataaagGATTTAATTCAAGGAATTCAAAACTTAGACTGTCAATGCCTGATGCTAAGTATGACCACAAAGATATTGAAATGCAAACCATGAATAGCGTGCCAATAATAACGGTGAAAAACGTTGATGAGCCCATTACGAATCCAAGAAATTTTTCACCTCTTGTAAGAACTACAATTACAAAACAAGAGAATCCACTTAAACGTAGTGCCGATGGAAGTAGAATACCAGTTCTTAAAGagaatagtaattatttattgaacaaaaataaaagcaaagaaTATAGTAcgttaaacaaaattgtagaaaaatattcaGATAATGATCTAAAACCTTTTAATTTCGAAAACTTAATAACAAAGGCCGAAATATACAATAACCAAATCCAAAGTTCATCTGAGGTACAAAGAAATACAAATGCCCAAGATACTTCAGCTATTTCTTTACATAATGAGAGGTCAGAAACATCTTATTTCCAAAAGAATTTAACTGTTTCATCAACATCTGAAGATAGAAAACCAAAATTTTTAAGACCCTCTACTCTTCCATTAAAACCGGGTACATTTACACCCAAAAGACACCATGGTATAACTCCTAATGCTAATACTATGCCACTAGTTTCACCAGAAACACCGCGTCCTGCTAAAGCTTACGGACAGCTTTATTTGAATGGCAATGCATATACTTACTTAGGACTTAAATGTTCTACTAAGGTATTCTATTGCACAATTAACCGGCCACAACCAACCTACGTTCCAAATCAACATTTTCTCTCGATGTATAGTAATTGGCAG TTATTATCTGAGTTGACGCCAGACCCATTGGGATTGTCAGCATCGTCTGCTATGTCTTTATATGACTCACGTCATCGACCGCGAAACGTGGCTGTCGCTGTGATTAAACAGGATCTCATATTGACTCATTCATCAcaatggaataaaaatttgaaggACAATAAACAG ACAATGATGGCAATCGACACTAAAAAGGATGATAGTAAAGTAAATTCAATGGATTGTTCTATGACGACAAAAAAAGAACTAACTGGCGGTTTTGAAAGTAATGAAGAATACACCTATGTTCGTGGCCGCGGAAGAGGGCGCTATGTGTGTTCAGAATGTGGAATACGTTGTAAAAAACCGTCGATGTTGAAAAAACATATTCGAACTCATACCGACGTAAGACCGTATACATGTGTACATTGCGCATTTAG ttttaaaacaaaagggaatttaacaaaacatatgAAAAGTAAAGCGCATTATAAGAAATGTTGCGAATTGGGGATAAATCCAAACGAAGGAAATGACTCAGAGGGTGTAGAAATGACACCATGTCCTGAAGAAACCGACGAGGAAACTGATTCCGAAGGCGATGATGGAAATGAAGGCGAAACGGAATCAAGTG ATACCGAGTTTTGTAAATCTCGGCTACCTGAGCATGAGGCTGCCCATTGTCTGTTGTCGTTGGGAGGCAATAGACCTGCTACAACAACCACTCCTGGGTTAATAACTAGCGCCAGACCGTCTACTTATCCCTATACGCCTATAATCTCGGATAGTATGACACTGGACTCATTGGACTACAGCACAGAAAAATTACAGGTCTCGAAGAGTTTAACAATCGATACTCGAATGGAGATGGACAATAATGAGCCAATGGATCTaagtaaaaatgatttaaatacgCCCACGAATTTGCCTGAAATTCCGACCGCAAGAGAATCTAGTGTTTTAGCATCTTTAGCTTCTAATACAGCAAAATTACCTCAACATCAAACTCAGTGGGTAAATGGGGAACctatgttacatacatacctTACAGAAATGGCCCTCTtagattcaaaaataaaacaaagtcaacTAACAGGTAATATAggtaaagttaaaaaaatcgaattagAAAAATCTTCAGTTCCTGAACGAGATGAAATAAAGGAACAAACAACCAAAATAGAGCCTGTTACTAGTAAGAGTAATACATTGGCTCTTCATGCTAACAGAAATGAATTCATCTCCACTTCTATAGCTAAAGAAGAAACTATAACTGCTAGTAGTGAATGCCAAGTGACTATAAATGGTAATATTGAAACCAAAAGAGCTCGTACACCTAGTAATTCTAACCCGGAAAATGCCAAACAAGTTGtttctgaatatttaaaacatgctAGGATAAGTCTTATGAAAACATTAGATGAAACAGGCATTCATGAGAATTCAAGCGATGATAGCAATGGTAGTAAAGTATGTATTGaagagaaaacaaaaatagaagaCGTTTCGGAAGGTGATGTAGCAAAATTACCTCTAGATGACTCCATAGCTCcaaaaattgtaattggtGGAGTAGcgtttaaagttaataaaaataaagattatgaTTCTACAGTTCCTTATTCCCCTGGGAAGTTAATGGACGATGGTCGTAGAGTGTGtgatttttgcaataaaacattcacaaaACCCTCGCAATtaaagttacatttaaatattcattatatggaACGACCGTTCAGGTGTAGCGTATGTGCTGTAAGTTTCCGCACAAAGGGTCATTTACAGAAACATGAACGTTCCGGTTCGCATCACAATAAAGTTTCAATGACATCAACATTCGGAGCTGCAACTTCGTTTAATCCTAGACCTTTTCGATGCTCTGATTGCAACATAGCTTTTAGAATTCACGGACATCTAGCAAAACATTTGCGTAGCAAAATGCACGTAATGCGTttggaatgtttatttaaattaccatTTGGAACTTTTACGGAGATAGAACGTGCGGGACTTAGCCTAACTGATATTGATACAACAGATTGTGCAAGTTCTTTAGCTAGTTTGCAAACTCTAGCTCGTAAACTACACGAAAAAGATCCCACGCGTTTAGAATATCGGGAACCGAGCGGTTCCGGGGTGCCTATACCTCCTGCGGGCAGGGAGTCTTCCGAGGAAGAGGAAATTGCGGTAGCTTCAGAAAAGTCGTGTGAAAATGAGAATAGTGAGATGAAAACTATTGAAAATAGTGATTGTCAGGAAACTGAACGAAATACTTTTAGTGCCACAGATAATTAG
- the LOC119829716 gene encoding DNA-directed RNA polymerases I, II, and III subunit RPABC4 has protein sequence MADTNKETSVTKAPMIYVCGECHRENEIKPRDPIRCRECGYRIMYKKRTKRLVVFDAR, from the exons atggcAGATACTAATAAGGAAACTTCTGTAACTAAGGCTCCCATGATATACGTTTGTGgag aatGCCACAGAGAAAACGAAATCAAACCAAGAGATCCAATCAGATGTCGAGAATGTGGTTATCGAATAATGTACAAGAAAAGAACGAAAAGAT TGGTTGTATTTGATGCGCGATGA
- the LOC119829727 gene encoding ARL14 effector protein-like — MHFLHNFDPETSTRERRKLNRKSYFINRKCKKLYNERGYINATGEDRCDCLDEKCPGCHFPCPKCNSNKCGLECRVNRKWMYDKIEIEGNDMVVKNTFNKQ, encoded by the exons atgcaTTTCCTTCACAATTTCGATCCTGAAACTTCTACTCGTGAGCGAAGAAAGTTAAATcgaaaaagttattttatcaa cCGCaagtgtaaaaaattatacaacgaGCGAGGATATATTAATGCGACAGGTGAAGATCGTTGCGATTGTTTAGATGAAAAATGTCCTGGCTGCCACTTTCCTTGTCCCAAgtgtaattcaaataaatgtggTCTGGAATGCAg AGTTAATAGAAAATGGATGTatgataaaatagaaatagaagGAAATGATATggttgttaaaaatacatttaataaacaataa
- the LOC119829339 gene encoding nucleoside diphosphate kinase 7-like translates to MNVYDYFDKYTFLCEMYDEEGDEIVELVLNFYPFDNSVQIINTKKGKNLLKRVQLPPLKLEMLQIGNIVNIFSKLLYITDCAPATRRTLFNNVQSTFALIKPVPPSAHGKIITFIMKSGFRIVRMKNGKITKDFAMELYKSISGSNMMPIIIDYVTASEVIGLELVAPDAVKKWRKCLGATDPAEAAPGTLRKLYGENKLKNVAHGCNTLEDANQMLELFFGYDKGIPRVPYRATLKDCTCCIIKPHAVIDGNLGAILEQIATSGKFFIAAIAMFSVKLGNAQEFYEIYKGVLSEYEAMCIHLAEGKCVALEVKSLDSNINCVCEFRKLCGPRDPDLARQLYPDSIRAHYGKTIIHNAVHCTDLPEDGELEVEYFFKLLAND, encoded by the exons ATGAAT gtATATGATTactttgataaatatacattctTGTGTGAAATGTACGACGAGGAAGGTGATGAAATCGTAGAATTAGTTTTGAACTTCTATCCTTTCGATAATTCGgtccaaataataaatactaaaaaggGAAAAAACCTTCTAAAGCGCGTACAATTACCTCCGTTAAAACTAGAAATGCTGCAAATAGGTAATATTGTTAACATATTTTCGAAGCTACTATACATAACAGATTGTGCACCAGCCACTCGCAGaactttgtttaataatgtCCAAAg cACATTTGCTCTGATCAAACCAGTTCCACCTAGTGCCCATgggaaaataataactttcatAATGAAGAGCGGTTTTCGTATAGTTCGTatgaaaaatggaaaaattacTAAGGATTTTGCAATGGAACTTTACAAGAGCATATCAGGAAGCAATATGATGCC AATCATAATAGATTATGTGACGGCTTCGGAAGTTATCGGATTGGAATTAGTGGCTCCTGATGCAGTAAAAAAATGGCGGAAATGTTTAGGGGCGACAGATCCAGCTGAAGCAGCACCTGGAACCCTCAGGAAATTGTAcggagaaaataaattgaagaatGTAGCGCACGGTTGCAATACTTTGGAAGACGCGAATCAG ATGCTGGAGTTATTCTTTGGCTACGATAAAGGTATTCCCAGGGTCCCGTATAGAGCCACTCTTAAAGACTGCACTTGTTGCATCATAAAGCCTCACGCAGTGATTGATGGAAATCTCGGCGCAATACTAGAGCAAATCGCGACTTCAgggaaattttttattgcagcCATAGCAATGTTTTCAGTGAAGCTCGGGAATGCCCaggaattttatgaaatatacaaagGTGTTCTTTCTGAATATgag GCTATGTGCATTCACTTGGCTGAAGGTAAATGTGTGGCTTTAGAAGTGAAATCCTTAGACTCAAATATAAACTGTGTTTGTGAGTTCAGAAAACTATGTGGCCCTCGAGATCCA GATTTAGCACGTCAATTATATCCAGATTCCATTAGAGCACATTACGGTAAAACCATAATACATAATGCTGTTCATTGCACTGATCTTCCTGAAGATGGTGAACTTGAAGtagaatatttctttaaattattggcGAATGATTag
- the LOC119829486 gene encoding nucleoside diphosphate kinase 7, whose product MEGAYKDKYTFIGEWYDNQASLIRRFNVFYYPTDDTIEMYDLKNRKTFLRRVKVNGVTLDNFFIGSTLYILGRLIKITDFACEDTKKKLHKDMQVTFALIKPIPTRIAGKIITHFYEHGLKISKMKKACITSEDVSFLCRTQVSDNTFPFLLEYLSGNQVYGMELVGKDAVTVAIKVLGDKDPSKAEPGTIRALYGSDPVRNCVHVSPDPDSAIQDVEYFFPPPPQHLSRLRLTATLSNCTLCIIKPHAIREGKLGAALEAIDEGGFEITALNMFMVENVNASEFYEVYKGIVQEYKGMVEELASGPCVAMEIVAKDKNLNTAVEFRKLVGPADPDIARLLRPHTIRAKLGKTKVQNAIHCSDLAEDGLLEVEYFFKILDL is encoded by the exons atg GAGGGTGCTTACAaggataaatatacatttataggGGAATGGTATGATAATCAAGCAAGTCTTATAAGGCGGTTCAATGTTTTTTACTATCCTACTGATGATACAATCGAAatgtatgatttaaaaaatagaaaaacatttcTCAGGAGAGTGAAAGTGAATGGTGTAACTCtagataacttttttattggaaGTACTCTATACATACTAGGTAGATTAATTAAGATAACTGATTTTGCATGTGAAGATACAAAGAAAAAGCTACATAAGGATATGCAAGt AACATTTGCATTAATAAAACCAATACCAACTAGAATTGCTGGAAAGATAATAACTCATTTTTATGAACATGGGCTAAAGATTTCAAAGATGAAAAAAGCTTGTATCACGTCAGAAGATGTATCTTTTCTCTGTAGAACTCAAGTTTCTGACAATACATTTCc attccTTCTAGAATATCTTAGTGGAAATCAAGTTTATGGTATGGAGCTAGTGGGTAAGGATGCAGTCACAGTTGCTATTAAGGTTCTTGGTGATAAAGACCCATCTAAGGCTGAACCAGGAACAATCAGAGCCCTTTATGGCTCAGATCCAGTGAGAAATTGCGTCCATGTCTCACCAGACCCTGACTCTGCTATTCAG gaTGTTGAATACTTTTTCCCCCCTCCACCACAACACTTATCAAGGCTCAGACTCACAGCTACATTATCTAATTgtacattatgtattataaagcCTCATGCAATAAGAGAGGGAAAACTTGGAGCAGCATTAGAAGCAATAGATGAAGGAGGTTTCGAAATAACAGCATTGAATATGTTTATGGTAGAAAATGTTAATGCTTCTGAGTTTTATGAAGTTTATAAAGGAATAGTACAAGAGTATAAG GGTATGGTAGAAGAATTAGCAAGTGGTCCTTGTGTAGCAATGGAAATAGTGGCCAAGGATAAGAATCTCAATACTGCCGTTGAATTTAGAAAATTGGTTGGACCTGCAGATCCA gATATCGCGCGCCTGTTACGACCACATACTATAAGAGCGAAACTCGGTAAAACTAAAGTGCAGAATGCGATACATTGCAGTGATCTAGCTGAAGATGGTCTGCTGGAAGTGGAATATTTCTTTAAGATTTTGGATTTATGA
- the LOC119829341 gene encoding uncharacterized protein LOC119829341, with amino-acid sequence MQMIRSFFKRILDDLKQKKLLPLKILCFVHASTHVVLYPYLTIHMRELGINVEETAVMSSLTPLFLIMIPPLAGLFADKIGNFRLLLALTSVLGGLSALLMLTVPVGRLMVTYPSSVELVSSCNGRNLRLQHVSQYSCHPLHHYAHETNLTVESCGFICELPNASLEEIDAAIRSNLYNVNVQSPKQSTRFFYQNIYNSFSRDSKPVKDRTRIRILNNDPYFNSTMRKVTDNKIFFPVPQLYKMDCRYEITNATCTLGKSDLLSQTEAGAEYKFRARLSHDVKTGNNEVYEYQVRSILKENGIKYGDDFNGVDSTTCIDNLSQTDNVNDLSVWVQVNSKRLSKCKSACAMTAPRTSLCENNQEQVEIDPALTFWTYMAVCKNICTIIILLLTDLELNPNWYLIITVFKSFEIFALLIACVVMGTAWGYLESFLFWFLQDLGASQSLMGITITVGGVAGLPLLVLSGPIIRKIGHSNVLFIGFIFYAIRLFGYSLIYNPWLSLIFEAMESVTLSLSFTAAVTYAALLSSTTTDTSVQGLLGGLYYGVGKGAGSLTGGYLMKFFGTRTTYRIFAAATFVTGCIYFLFNRFCIRKFVKDRENNVCKKANMLDVEGVETVQGDKVNSATEGAKDASKLNEMSNLDRLKLVTDNVDGSSDSGVENPAYTENDGSACENVKREGSKEKV; translated from the exons atgcaGATGATACGATCATTCTTTAAAAGGATCCTTGATGATCTAAAGCAGAAAAAACTTCTACCTCTCAAGATATTGTGCTTTGTGCATGCCTCTA CACACGTTGTCTTATATCCATATTTAACGATTCATATGAGAGAATTGGGTATAAATGTAGAAGAGACAGCAGTTATGTCATCATTAACACCACTTTTTCTGATTATGATTCCACCACTTGCTGGATTATTTGCGGACAAAATCGGCAATTTTAGA TTATTATTGGCGCTCACATCAGTGTTGGGAGGTCTATCAGCATTGCTGATGCTGACGGTACCAGTGGGAAGATTGATGGTCACCTATCCATCTTCTGTCGAGCTTGTATCGTCATGCAATGGCCGAAACCTGCGACTTCAACACGTCAGTCAATATTCTTGCCATCCACTACACCATTACGCCCATGAAACTAACCTTac GGTAGAGTCATGCGGATTTATTTGCGAGTTACCTAACGCGTCACTTGAGGAGATCGATGCAGCAATTCGAagtaatttatacaatgtaaatgTGCAGTCCCCGAAACAATCAACTCGatttttttaccaaaatatttacaattcattTTCAAGAGATTCCAAACCAGTCAAAGACCGAACGAGAATTCGAATATTGAATAACGATCCTTACTTTAATTCTACGATGAGAAAAGTTACCGACAACAAGATATTTTTTCCCGTGCCTCAATTATATAAGATGGATTGTAGATACGAAATCACGAATGCAACGTGTACTTTAGGAAAATCCGATTTATTATCTCAGACAGAAGCTGGTGCGGAATATAAATTTCGTGCTAGATTATCGCATGATGTAAAAACTGGAAATAATGAAGTTTATGAATATCAAGTTAGATCCATATTAAAAGAGAATGGAATCAAATATGGTGATGACTTTAATGGAGTTGATAGCACTACATGCATTGATAATTTAAGCCAA ACAGATAATGTGAATGATCTTTCGGTGTGGGTGCAAGTTAATTCTAAACGATTGTCAAAATGTAAATCTGCCTGTGCGATGACAGCCCCAAGGACAAGCCTTTGCGAGAACAATCAAGAGCAAGTTGAAATCGACCCAGCTCTAACATTTTGGACTTACATGGcagtatgtaaaaatatatgcacgataattatattactgcTTACAGATCTTGAACTTAATCCGAACTGGTATTTGATT ATCACAGTGTTCAAGAGTTTTGAAATCTTTGCTCTTCTCATTGCGTGCGTTGTCATGG gaACGGCATGGGGTTATCTAGAGAGTTTTCTTTTCTGGTTCCTGCAAGATTTAGGAGCGTCTCAGTCACTCATGGGTATCACAATCACCGTAGGTGGTGTGGCTGGCTTGCCCTTACTAGTCCTGTCCGGTCCCATCATCAGAAAGATTGGTCACTCCAACGTGCTGTTCATTGGTTTCATCTTTTACGCCATCAGACTTTTCG GTTACTCATTGATCTACAATCCGTGGCTGAGTTTGATATTCGAGGCCATGGAGTCGGTGACGTTGTCTCTTTCATTCACGGCGGCTGTCACGTACGCGGCGCTTCTATCTTCGACCACTACCGATACTTCCGTACAAGGACTGCTGGGAGGTCTCTATTATGGTGTTG gtaAAGGCGCAGGAAGTTTAACCGGTGGTTACTTGATGAAATTCTTTGGCACACGAACTACATATCGAATTTTCGCCGCCGCGACATTCGTAACGGGATGTATATACTTCCTCTTCAACAGGTTTTGCataagaaagtttgtaaaggaTCGAGAAAACAATGTTTGTAAGAAGGCCAACATGTTGGATGTAGAGGGCGTTGAAACAGTTCAAGGAGACAAAGTAAACTCGGCAACAGAAGGCGCCAAAGACGCATCCAAGCTAAATGAAATGTCAAACTTGGACCGTTTGAAGTTAGTGACTGATAATGTAGATGGCAGTAGTGACTCTGGCGTTGAAAATCCAGCGTACACAGAGAATGACGGATCAGCCTGTGAAAACGTGAAACGGGAAGGGAGCAAAGAAAAAGTGTga